The Kitasatospora setae KM-6054 genome contains a region encoding:
- a CDS encoding SCO family protein yields MASLRRPRRPRSRFLTAAALVLGASLALSACSSSGGGGESTGAAKVSKKASTSRYQGTVLSKNFEKPDLVLDDTSGQPYDLRARTAGKTVLLFFGYTSCPDVCPTTMGDIGVAMSKLTAEQREKLAIVFVSTDPERDTPQVLRTWLDSMGKDFVGMTGDLAKVRAAARPLGIAVEDPVVDAKGAVTSTHGAQVLAFLPTDDKAHLLYMAGTSTDVYKHDLALLADGVAV; encoded by the coding sequence TTGGCCTCCCTCCGTCGCCCCCGTCGCCCCCGTTCCCGGTTCCTGACCGCCGCCGCCCTCGTGCTGGGCGCCTCGCTCGCGCTGTCCGCCTGTTCCTCGTCCGGGGGCGGCGGGGAGAGCACGGGGGCGGCGAAGGTCAGCAAGAAGGCCTCGACCAGCCGGTACCAGGGCACGGTGCTGAGCAAGAACTTCGAGAAGCCGGACCTGGTGCTGGACGACACCTCCGGGCAGCCGTACGACCTGCGGGCCAGGACCGCGGGCAAGACGGTGCTGCTGTTCTTCGGGTACACCAGCTGCCCGGACGTGTGCCCGACCACGATGGGCGACATCGGGGTCGCGATGTCGAAGCTGACCGCCGAGCAGCGGGAGAAGCTGGCGATCGTGTTCGTCTCGACCGACCCGGAGCGGGACACCCCGCAGGTGCTGCGGACCTGGCTGGACTCGATGGGCAAGGACTTCGTCGGGATGACCGGCGACCTGGCGAAGGTGCGGGCCGCGGCCAGGCCGCTGGGCATCGCGGTCGAGGACCCGGTGGTCGACGCGAAGGGCGCGGTGACCTCCACGCACGGCGCGCAGGTGCTGGCGTTCCTGCCGACCGACGACAAGGCGCACCTGCTGTACATGGCGGGCACCTCGACCGACGTCTACAAGCACGACCTGGCGCTGCTGGCGGACGGGGTGGCGGTGTGA
- the pheA gene encoding prephenate dehydratase yields MSATRYTYLGPAGTFTEAALRTLPEAATRELTPVASVSAALDAVRAGEAAGAMVAIENSVDGAVTTTSDELINGSPLMIYREVLLPISFAVMVRPGTAAGDVKTVSGHPVAQPQVRHWLAANLPDAQWESAASNAEAARLVQEGRYDAAVAGAFAAELYGLEVLSDAINPATSPTTRFVLAGRPGRVSSATGWDKTSMVAWLPDDHPGALLELLQEFAVRGINLMRIESRPTGEGMGSYCFLFDCEGHLSERRVSEAMMGLKRICPQVRFLGSYPRADKGAASPLRNGTSDLDFANASDWLSRCLDGRGEL; encoded by the coding sequence ATGTCGGCGACCCGTTACACCTATCTCGGACCCGCGGGCACCTTCACCGAGGCCGCGCTGCGGACGCTGCCGGAGGCGGCGACCCGGGAGCTGACGCCGGTGGCGTCGGTGTCGGCGGCGCTGGACGCGGTGCGGGCGGGCGAGGCCGCGGGCGCGATGGTGGCGATCGAGAACTCGGTGGACGGCGCGGTCACCACCACCAGCGACGAGCTGATCAACGGCAGCCCGCTGATGATCTACCGCGAGGTGCTGCTGCCGATCTCGTTCGCGGTGATGGTCCGGCCCGGGACGGCCGCGGGCGACGTGAAGACGGTCAGCGGCCACCCGGTGGCCCAGCCGCAGGTGCGGCACTGGCTGGCCGCGAACCTGCCGGACGCGCAGTGGGAGTCGGCGGCGTCCAACGCGGAGGCGGCCCGGCTGGTGCAGGAGGGCCGCTACGACGCGGCGGTGGCGGGCGCGTTCGCCGCCGAGCTGTACGGGCTGGAGGTGCTGTCGGACGCGATCAACCCCGCGACCTCGCCGACCACCCGGTTCGTGCTGGCGGGCCGGCCGGGGCGGGTCTCCTCGGCGACCGGCTGGGACAAGACCTCGATGGTGGCGTGGCTGCCGGACGACCACCCGGGCGCGCTGCTGGAGCTGCTGCAGGAGTTCGCGGTGCGCGGCATCAACCTGATGCGGATCGAGTCCCGGCCGACCGGCGAGGGCATGGGCAGCTACTGCTTCCTGTTCGACTGCGAGGGGCACCTGAGCGAGCGGCGGGTCAGCGAGGCGATGATGGGCCTGAAGCGGATCTGCCCGCAGGTGCGCTTCCTCGGCTCCTACCCGCGGGCCGACAAGGGCGCCGCCTCCCCGCTCCGCAACGGCACCTCGGACCTCGACTTCGCCAACGCCTCGGACTGGCTCTCGCGCTGCCTGGACGGGCGCGGGGAGCTCTGA
- the efeB gene encoding iron uptake transporter deferrochelatase/peroxidase subunit — MSGQSTTPAGSGGLSRRAVLGGAGAGLAVGAAGGAWGGRASAQAPAAAGPGLGAARVPFHGARQGGITEPAQARVEWAAFDLLASTGRDGLAALLRGWSAAAARMAAGEPAAEGENQIALDAGPSSLTVTFGFGAGLFDKAGLADRRPAALAALPAFPGDALDPARSDGDLWVQVGADDALVAVHALRVLLRLATGLAAPRWLMSGFARTPGATPHPMTGRNLMGQVDGTNNPRPSDPDFEAAVFATGPDWMAGGSYAVLRRIRMLLEGWDTLPLDKQERIIGRRKSDGAPLSGGPGAVERTPVDLAATDPDGVLRIAPDAHVRVAAAASNGGAAMLRRGFSFHDGLLPDGSPDAGLLFAAYQADPARGFVPVQQRLARGDGLSRYLRHEASALFAVPPGAPAGGYVGQQLLEG, encoded by the coding sequence GTGAGCGGGCAGTCGACGACACCGGCCGGGTCCGGCGGGCTGTCCCGGCGGGCGGTGCTCGGCGGGGCCGGGGCCGGGCTCGCGGTGGGCGCGGCCGGCGGGGCGTGGGGCGGCCGGGCCTCGGCGCAGGCGCCGGCGGCCGCCGGGCCGGGCCTGGGCGCGGCCCGGGTGCCGTTCCACGGGGCCCGGCAGGGCGGGATCACCGAGCCCGCGCAGGCCCGGGTCGAGTGGGCGGCGTTCGACCTGCTGGCCAGCACCGGGCGGGACGGGCTGGCCGCGCTGCTGCGCGGCTGGTCCGCGGCCGCGGCCCGGATGGCGGCGGGCGAGCCCGCCGCCGAGGGCGAGAACCAGATCGCGCTGGACGCCGGACCGAGCTCGCTGACCGTCACCTTCGGCTTCGGCGCGGGCCTGTTCGACAAGGCCGGCCTGGCCGACCGCCGCCCCGCCGCGCTGGCCGCGCTGCCCGCCTTCCCCGGCGACGCGCTGGACCCGGCCCGTTCGGACGGCGACCTGTGGGTGCAGGTCGGCGCGGACGACGCGCTGGTCGCGGTGCACGCGCTGCGGGTGCTGCTGCGGCTGGCCACCGGGCTGGCCGCGCCGCGCTGGCTGATGTCCGGCTTCGCCCGGACGCCCGGCGCGACGCCGCACCCGATGACCGGCCGCAACCTGATGGGCCAGGTCGACGGCACCAACAACCCGCGGCCGTCCGACCCGGACTTCGAGGCCGCCGTGTTCGCGACCGGCCCCGACTGGATGGCGGGCGGCAGCTACGCCGTGCTGCGCCGGATCCGGATGCTGCTGGAGGGCTGGGACACCCTGCCGCTGGACAAGCAGGAGCGGATCATCGGCCGCCGCAAGAGCGACGGCGCCCCGCTCTCCGGCGGGCCGGGCGCGGTCGAGCGGACCCCGGTCGACCTGGCCGCCACCGACCCGGACGGCGTCCTGCGGATCGCCCCCGACGCGCACGTCCGGGTCGCCGCGGCGGCCTCCAACGGCGGGGCGGCGATGCTCCGGCGCGGCTTCTCCTTCCACGACGGCCTGCTGCCGGACGGCTCCCCCGACGCCGGGCTGCTGTTCGCCGCGTACCAGGCCGACCCGGCGCGCGGCTTCGTGCCGGTCCAGCAGCGGCTCGCCCGCGGCGACGGCCTCTCCCGCTACCTGCGGCACGAGGCGTCCGCGCTGTTCGCCGTCCCGCCGGGCGCCCCGGCGGGCGGGTACGTGGGGCAGCAGCTGCTGGAGGGCTGA
- a CDS encoding copper chaperone PCu(A)C, with protein sequence MSRAFRRGALGGAALAAVLAAGALAVAFQSDGEGDGVPRLTVADPYIPLPATPDGMGAGYLTVRNDGGADTLVSVSSPSAGSVTMHRSTDTSMEAVAAMDVPAGGTLDLARGGAHLMIMDWVKRPALGDELELDLRFAKAGTVVVKVPVKPLTYRPGTGD encoded by the coding sequence GTGAGCCGGGCCTTCCGGCGCGGCGCGCTGGGCGGGGCCGCGCTGGCGGCCGTGCTGGCGGCGGGCGCGCTCGCGGTGGCGTTCCAGTCGGACGGGGAGGGCGACGGGGTGCCGCGGCTGACCGTCGCGGACCCGTACATACCGCTGCCCGCCACCCCCGACGGGATGGGCGCGGGCTACCTGACCGTCCGCAACGACGGCGGCGCGGACACCCTGGTGAGCGTGAGCAGCCCGTCCGCCGGGTCGGTGACGATGCACCGCTCGACCGACACCTCGATGGAGGCGGTCGCGGCGATGGACGTCCCGGCCGGCGGCACCCTCGACCTGGCCCGCGGCGGCGCGCACCTGATGATCATGGACTGGGTGAAGCGGCCCGCGCTGGGCGACGAGCTGGAGCTGGACCTGCGGTTCGCCAAGGCGGGCACGGTCGTGGTGAAGGTTCCGGTGAAACCCCTGACGTACCGTCCGGGTACGGGCGACTGA
- a CDS encoding LCP family protein, which translates to MTGQRAGSSGEAAGWWEDHSQQDDSYRQDAPPRDDAPAPNLPRRRSGGHDAAPAPATAPATGGRAEARRAAQGRGGAGGRGGGNGSGSGGNSGGGSGGGGRAEARRAAQGRRKPRRTKRIVIWALVGTSLAVVGTGGFLYWKLNSNLSSWDSAGVSESRPPEAQADADGNKPMNILLIGSDSRDGANKDLGGGDEGGARSDTTILLHVYADHKHAVGISFPRDALVEIPACMLPTKKWTKPQPSAMFNSAFSVGDTDAGNPACTQNTVEKLTNLRVDHTIVVNFQGFADMTKAVGGVEVCLPNDIYERDLNPNLPRKGKVVYQKGVQKVEGQSALDYVRLRHGIGDGSDVGRMKRQQAFLSALIKQVKSNGMSPTALYPLADAATRSMTVDEGLNSIQKLTDLAMTLKGIDLSNIKFLTTPWHYQGERIGLNHPEVDQLWAALRADRTLDGKDASAGSASPTPTPAADPAPAATPAATPAAPVNGAGVKVAVLNGTTTGGLGNKAAATLKGANYTVTTTGNAPSQNHATTVVQYGSAGQKANAQAVAALFPGATVEAGGGAGVTLVLGKDYAGTAGGGTTAASKDPGPVSSAVAEGARSADQDACSDLSYG; encoded by the coding sequence ATGACAGGCCAGAGGGCGGGGTCGTCGGGTGAGGCCGCCGGCTGGTGGGAGGACCACTCCCAGCAGGACGATTCCTACCGGCAGGACGCACCCCCGCGGGACGACGCCCCGGCGCCGAACCTGCCGCGCCGCCGCTCCGGCGGCCACGACGCGGCCCCCGCGCCCGCGACCGCGCCCGCGACCGGTGGCCGGGCCGAGGCCCGCCGGGCCGCCCAGGGCCGCGGCGGCGCGGGCGGGCGCGGCGGCGGCAACGGAAGCGGAAGCGGCGGGAACAGCGGCGGCGGCAGCGGTGGCGGCGGTCGGGCCGAGGCCCGCCGGGCCGCGCAGGGCCGCCGCAAGCCGCGCCGGACCAAGCGGATCGTGATCTGGGCCCTGGTCGGCACCAGCCTCGCCGTGGTCGGCACCGGCGGCTTCCTCTACTGGAAGCTGAACTCCAACCTGAGCTCCTGGGACAGCGCGGGCGTCAGCGAGAGCCGCCCGCCGGAGGCGCAGGCCGACGCGGACGGCAACAAGCCGATGAACATCCTGCTGATCGGCTCCGACTCGCGCGACGGCGCCAACAAGGACCTCGGCGGCGGTGACGAGGGCGGCGCCCGCTCCGACACCACGATCCTGTTGCACGTCTACGCCGACCACAAGCACGCCGTCGGCATCTCGTTCCCGCGCGACGCGCTGGTCGAGATACCCGCCTGCATGCTGCCGACCAAGAAGTGGACCAAGCCGCAGCCCAGCGCCATGTTCAACAGCGCCTTCTCGGTGGGCGACACCGACGCGGGCAACCCGGCCTGCACCCAGAACACCGTCGAGAAGCTCACCAACCTGCGGGTCGACCACACCATCGTGGTCAACTTCCAGGGCTTCGCCGACATGACCAAGGCGGTCGGCGGCGTCGAGGTCTGCCTGCCCAACGACATCTACGAGCGTGACCTCAACCCGAACCTGCCGCGCAAGGGCAAGGTGGTCTACCAGAAGGGCGTCCAGAAGGTCGAGGGCCAGTCCGCGCTGGACTACGTCCGGCTGCGCCACGGCATCGGCGACGGCTCCGACGTCGGCCGGATGAAGCGTCAGCAGGCGTTCCTGTCCGCGCTGATCAAGCAGGTGAAGTCGAACGGGATGAGCCCGACCGCCCTGTACCCGCTGGCTGACGCCGCCACCAGGTCGATGACGGTGGACGAGGGCCTGAACAGCATCCAGAAGCTGACCGACCTGGCGATGACGCTCAAGGGCATCGACCTGTCCAACATCAAGTTCCTCACCACACCCTGGCACTACCAGGGCGAGCGGATCGGCCTCAACCACCCCGAGGTCGACCAGCTGTGGGCCGCCCTGCGGGCCGACCGCACGCTGGACGGCAAGGACGCCAGCGCGGGCAGCGCCAGCCCGACGCCGACCCCGGCGGCCGACCCGGCGCCGGCCGCGACCCCGGCCGCTACCCCGGCCGCGCCGGTCAACGGCGCCGGCGTGAAGGTCGCCGTCCTGAACGGCACCACCACGGGCGGGCTCGGCAACAAGGCGGCCGCGACCCTGAAGGGCGCCAACTACACCGTCACCACGACCGGCAACGCGCCCAGCCAGAACCACGCCACCACGGTGGTCCAGTACGGCTCGGCCGGGCAGAAGGCGAACGCGCAGGCCGTCGCCGCGCTGTTCCCCGGCGCGACCGTCGAGGCGGGCGGCGGCGCGGGCGTCACGCTGGTCCTCGGCAAGGACTACGCGGGCACCGCCGGCGGCGGGACGACCGCAGCGAGCAAGGACCCGGGCCCGGTCTCCTCGGCGGTCGCCGAGGGCGCCCGCTCCGCGGACCAGGACGCCTGCTCCGACCTCAGCTACGGCTGA
- a CDS encoding YcnI family copper-binding membrane protein has product MRSLSARRSLGTLVVAAGALLVSAVPAFAHVTVQPGSVQQGGYSAVAFRVPNESDTASTVKVEVNLPMDHPMASVRTQPIPGWTAVLEKSKLDKPLDSHGQQITEAVSKITWTANDGTKIGPGQYQDFAVSLGALPTDTDKLTFKALQTYDNGDVVRWIEEAKDGQPEPSKPAPALKLAKAADAAAAADHHSADSTGKQEAAAPAAKSSDSTARTLGVVGIVVGVLGAALGAAGLRRRSDRS; this is encoded by the coding sequence ATGCGTTCGCTTTCCGCCCGTCGTTCCCTCGGCACCCTGGTCGTCGCGGCCGGCGCCCTGCTGGTGTCCGCCGTCCCCGCCTTCGCGCACGTCACCGTCCAGCCGGGCAGTGTCCAGCAGGGCGGGTACAGCGCCGTGGCGTTCCGGGTGCCGAACGAGAGCGACACCGCCTCGACCGTGAAGGTCGAGGTCAACCTGCCGATGGACCACCCGATGGCCTCGGTGCGGACCCAGCCGATCCCGGGCTGGACGGCCGTGCTGGAGAAGTCGAAGCTCGACAAGCCGCTGGACTCGCACGGCCAGCAGATCACCGAGGCCGTCTCGAAGATCACCTGGACCGCGAACGACGGCACCAAGATCGGGCCCGGCCAGTACCAGGACTTCGCGGTCTCGCTCGGCGCGCTGCCGACCGACACCGACAAGCTGACCTTCAAGGCGCTGCAGACGTACGACAACGGCGACGTGGTGCGCTGGATCGAGGAGGCCAAGGACGGGCAGCCCGAGCCGTCCAAGCCCGCCCCGGCGCTGAAGCTGGCCAAGGCCGCGGACGCCGCCGCGGCCGCCGACCACCACTCGGCGGACTCCACCGGCAAGCAGGAGGCCGCGGCGCCCGCCGCGAAGTCCTCCGACTCGACGGCCCGCACGCTCGGCGTGGTCGGCATCGTGGTCGGCGTGCTCGGCGCGGCGCTCGGCGCGGCCGGGCTGCGCCGCCGTTCCGACCGGTCCTGA
- the serS gene encoding serine--tRNA ligase — MIDLRLLRDDPERVRSSQRSRGEDVDLVDALLSADERRRASGTRFDELRAEQKQLGKLVAAAKGEEKAALLARTKELAAEVKAADTAQGEAKEEAERLQRALANLIDPAAPVGGEEDFVTLEEVGTPRDFAAEGFEPRDHVELGRLLGAIDTERGAKVAGARSYYLTGPGALLELALVNMAMAQAGAAGFTPMITPALVRPAAMDGTGFLGQAAENVYYLADDDRYLVGTSEVPLAAYHMDEILDADKLPLRYAGFSSCFRREAGTYGKDTRGIIRVHQFEKVEMFVFTTPEDAEAEHRRLLQWEKDFLNALELPYRVIDVASGDLGSSAARKFDIEAWVPTQGRYREVTSTSNTTEYQARRLAIRMRDADGVRPLATLNGTLVAVPRVIVALLENHQLPDGSVALPEALRPFLGGKSVLEPVAAR; from the coding sequence GTGATCGACCTCCGCCTGCTCCGTGACGACCCCGAGCGCGTGCGCTCCTCGCAGCGCTCCCGTGGTGAGGACGTCGACCTGGTCGACGCCCTGCTCTCAGCCGACGAACGCCGCCGCGCGTCCGGCACCCGCTTCGACGAACTGCGCGCCGAGCAGAAGCAGCTCGGCAAGCTGGTGGCCGCCGCCAAGGGCGAGGAGAAGGCCGCGCTGCTGGCCCGCACCAAGGAGCTGGCCGCCGAGGTGAAGGCCGCCGACACCGCGCAGGGCGAGGCGAAGGAGGAGGCCGAGCGGCTGCAGCGCGCGCTGGCGAACCTGATCGACCCGGCCGCCCCGGTCGGCGGCGAGGAGGACTTCGTCACCCTGGAGGAGGTCGGCACCCCGCGCGACTTCGCCGCCGAGGGCTTCGAGCCCCGCGACCACGTCGAACTGGGCCGGCTGCTCGGCGCGATCGACACCGAGCGCGGCGCCAAGGTGGCCGGCGCCCGCTCCTACTACCTGACCGGCCCCGGCGCGCTGCTGGAGCTCGCCCTGGTCAACATGGCGATGGCCCAGGCCGGCGCCGCCGGCTTCACCCCGATGATCACCCCCGCGCTGGTGCGCCCCGCCGCGATGGACGGCACCGGCTTCCTCGGCCAGGCCGCCGAGAACGTGTACTACCTCGCGGACGACGACCGCTACCTGGTCGGCACCAGCGAAGTACCGCTCGCCGCCTACCACATGGACGAGATCCTGGACGCCGACAAGCTGCCGCTGCGGTACGCCGGCTTCTCCTCCTGCTTCCGCCGCGAGGCCGGCACCTACGGCAAGGACACCCGCGGCATCATCCGGGTCCACCAGTTCGAGAAGGTGGAGATGTTCGTCTTCACCACCCCCGAGGACGCCGAGGCCGAGCACCGCCGCCTGCTCCAGTGGGAGAAGGACTTCCTGAACGCCCTGGAGCTGCCCTACCGGGTGATCGACGTCGCCTCCGGCGACCTCGGCTCCTCCGCCGCCCGCAAGTTCGACATCGAGGCGTGGGTCCCGACCCAGGGCAGGTACCGCGAGGTCACCTCCACCTCCAACACCACCGAGTACCAGGCCCGCCGGCTCGCCATCCGGATGCGCGACGCCGACGGCGTCCGCCCGCTGGCCACCCTCAACGGCACCCTGGTCGCCGTCCCCCGGGTGATCGTCGCGCTGCTGGAGAACCACCAGCTCCCCGACGGCTCGGTCGCCCTGCCCGAGGCCCTGCGGCCCTTCCTCGGCGGGAAGTCCGTGCTGGAGCCCGTCGCCGCCCGGTAA
- a CDS encoding ATP-binding protein codes for MEIWWTLHLKRDPASVPLARRILLGAMDSAGVDPQVAFDLGLALTEACANAVEHAAPAHAGDTFQVTASRSGDLLRIEVANTSPALPAAAPAPAPASPSASVSASADRPAPRPAAPRRPTAERPAPRCRTRRGRASVPARVLTARRPAADRPAPYDTHVLPPLRPAVPAPCADTVPDLDAECGRGLFLIHALADHVQLRTHPLRGATVSFDKLLTPGSAAAMLRTAS; via the coding sequence GTGGAAATCTGGTGGACTCTGCACCTCAAGCGCGATCCGGCCAGCGTGCCACTCGCCCGCCGCATCCTGCTCGGCGCCATGGACTCCGCCGGAGTCGACCCGCAGGTCGCCTTCGACCTCGGCCTCGCCCTCACCGAGGCGTGCGCCAACGCCGTCGAGCACGCCGCCCCCGCCCACGCCGGGGACACCTTCCAGGTCACCGCCTCGCGCAGCGGCGACCTGCTGCGGATCGAGGTCGCCAACACCAGCCCGGCCCTCCCGGCCGCCGCTCCCGCTCCCGCTCCCGCTTCCCCTTCCGCTTCCGTTTCCGCTTCTGCCGACCGGCCCGCGCCGCGTCCGGCCGCGCCCCGCCGGCCCACCGCCGAACGGCCCGCGCCGCGCTGCCGCACCCGCCGCGGCCGCGCCTCCGTCCCGGCCCGGGTGCTCACCGCCCGCCGACCCGCCGCGGACCGCCCCGCCCCCTACGACACCCACGTCCTCCCCCCGCTGCGCCCGGCCGTCCCCGCGCCCTGCGCCGACACCGTCCCCGACCTGGACGCCGAGTGCGGCCGCGGCCTGTTCCTGATCCACGCCCTGGCCGACCACGTCCAGCTCCGCACCCACCCGCTGCGCGGCGCCACCGTCAGCTTCGACAAGCTGCTCACCCCCGGCTCCGCCGCCGCCATGCTGCGCACCGCCTCCTGA
- a CDS encoding FixH family protein codes for MTGARRRLGALLAVLVAALGLVLGGATAASAHATLEQTDPERNSVVATAPAAVTLTFSEGVSLSPDSVRVLDPQGNAVDDGKPGHVDGRDTTARVGLRANLGNGTYTVAWRAVSEDSHPIGGAFTFSVGAPSDTSVNAAAVQGAKADGAVAFAYGTARTVAYTAFALLAGAAAFVIVVWPGGAAVRGVQRLLMSAWVALLLSTWAVLMLRGPYERGTGLGQTFDLSLVRATLDERIGTALAARMLLLAAAGVFLSLLVGQLGQQQPAPAPVDAAPDEDADPEEAELRRLERAAAERPQRDTRLGLGLAGLALALALSATWVGADHSAVGIQVALALPLAALHLLAMAGWLGGLAVLALGLRRGLTAAAVDRFSRLAFWLVAVLVVTGAYQSWRGLGSWSALVDTEYGRLLLIKVGCVAAMLGVAWISRAWTARLRTADEPARAGTATDTRTDTDLDADTDADATGAADTADADPERAAQLARQRALRDRARGERAAAGSPARAGLRRSVLVETAVAVLVLVVTTMLTNSPPGRVAQAVADAPAASAPSAGASAVPGRTQELKLPYDTGGRTPNAKGTATVTVNPVATGPNAVTLKLVDGAGQPVEVPEVELAFTLPDRDLGPLPVTLRAEGAGSWTGTAQLPLNGVWVVSVTVRSSDIDQVTATQQLKVGP; via the coding sequence GTGACAGGGGCGAGGCGGCGGCTCGGCGCGCTGCTGGCGGTGCTGGTGGCGGCGCTCGGGCTGGTGCTCGGCGGGGCGACGGCGGCGTCCGCGCACGCCACCCTGGAGCAGACCGACCCGGAGCGGAACTCGGTGGTGGCGACCGCGCCCGCCGCCGTGACGCTGACCTTCAGCGAGGGCGTGTCGCTCTCCCCGGACTCGGTGCGGGTGCTCGACCCGCAGGGCAACGCCGTCGACGACGGCAAGCCCGGACACGTCGACGGCCGGGACACCACCGCCCGGGTCGGACTGCGGGCGAACCTCGGCAACGGCACCTACACGGTGGCCTGGCGGGCCGTCTCGGAGGACTCCCACCCGATCGGCGGCGCGTTCACCTTCTCGGTCGGCGCCCCGTCCGACACCTCGGTGAACGCCGCCGCCGTGCAGGGCGCCAAGGCCGACGGCGCGGTCGCCTTCGCCTACGGCACCGCCCGCACCGTCGCGTACACCGCGTTCGCGCTGCTGGCCGGCGCCGCCGCGTTCGTGATCGTGGTGTGGCCCGGCGGCGCGGCCGTGCGCGGCGTGCAGCGGCTGCTGATGTCCGCCTGGGTCGCGCTGCTGCTCTCCACCTGGGCGGTGCTGATGCTGCGCGGCCCGTACGAGCGCGGCACCGGCCTCGGGCAGACCTTCGACCTGTCGCTGGTGCGCGCCACCCTGGACGAGCGGATCGGCACCGCGCTCGCCGCCCGGATGCTGCTGCTCGCCGCCGCCGGCGTCTTCCTGTCGCTGCTGGTCGGCCAGTTGGGGCAGCAGCAGCCCGCACCCGCCCCGGTGGACGCCGCGCCGGACGAGGACGCCGACCCGGAGGAGGCCGAGCTGCGCCGGCTGGAGCGGGCCGCCGCCGAACGCCCGCAGCGCGACACCCGGCTCGGCCTCGGCCTGGCCGGACTGGCCCTGGCGCTCGCGCTCTCCGCGACCTGGGTCGGCGCCGACCACTCCGCGGTCGGCATCCAGGTCGCCCTCGCGCTGCCGCTGGCCGCCCTGCACCTGCTCGCGATGGCCGGCTGGCTCGGCGGCCTGGCCGTGCTCGCCCTCGGCCTGCGCCGCGGCCTGACCGCCGCCGCCGTCGACCGCTTCTCCCGGCTGGCGTTCTGGCTGGTCGCGGTGCTGGTGGTGACCGGCGCCTACCAGTCCTGGCGCGGCCTGGGCTCGTGGAGCGCGCTGGTCGACACCGAGTACGGGCGACTGCTGCTGATCAAGGTCGGCTGCGTGGCGGCGATGCTCGGCGTCGCCTGGATCTCCCGCGCCTGGACCGCCCGGCTGCGCACCGCCGACGAGCCGGCGCGGGCCGGGACCGCCACGGACACCCGCACGGACACGGACCTGGACGCGGACACGGACGCGGACGCGACGGGCGCCGCCGACACCGCCGACGCCGATCCGGAGCGGGCCGCCCAGCTCGCCCGGCAGCGGGCGCTGCGGGACCGCGCCCGGGGCGAGCGGGCCGCCGCCGGCTCGCCCGCGCGGGCCGGGCTGCGGCGCAGCGTGCTGGTGGAGACCGCGGTCGCGGTGCTGGTGCTGGTGGTCACCACCATGCTCACCAACTCGCCGCCCGGACGGGTCGCCCAGGCCGTCGCGGACGCCCCCGCCGCGTCGGCCCCGTCGGCGGGCGCCTCGGCGGTGCCGGGCCGGACCCAGGAGCTGAAGCTCCCGTACGACACCGGCGGCCGCACCCCGAACGCGAAGGGCACCGCCACCGTCACCGTCAACCCGGTCGCCACCGGGCCGAACGCGGTCACCCTGAAGCTGGTCGACGGCGCCGGGCAGCCCGTCGAGGTGCCGGAGGTCGAGCTGGCGTTCACCCTGCCCGACCGCGACCTCGGCCCGCTGCCGGTCACCCTGCGGGCGGAGGGCGCCGGGAGCTGGACCGGCACCGCGCAGCTGCCGCTGAACGGCGTGTGGGTGGTGTCGGTGACCGTCCGGTCCTCCGACATCGACCAGGTGACGGCGACCCAGCAGCTGAAGGTGGGGCCGTGA
- a CDS encoding HAD family hydrolase, which yields MSTHALPYRLVATDLDGTLLTSAENVSARTRESLAAVTALGAKHIIVTGRSAGWTRPVLDEIGYTGIAVCGQGAQVYDAGAHKLLTSVTLDRQLAALALAKIEAEVGPLAVAANQDGLDGEVLAGPGYKLRIGTELPLRPVAPEELLATPVSKLYIQHAELTDDQLASAAQSVAGQLVGITMAGEGIVELLPLGLTKATGLTLAARRLGATAAETIAFGDMPNDVPMFRWAGYGVAMGNAHEQLRAVADEVTVGNDEDGVAVVLDRVFGLA from the coding sequence ATGAGCACCCACGCCCTGCCCTACCGGCTGGTCGCCACCGACCTCGACGGGACGCTGCTCACCAGCGCCGAGAACGTCTCCGCCCGCACCCGGGAGTCCCTGGCCGCGGTCACCGCGCTCGGGGCCAAGCACATCATCGTCACCGGCCGCTCCGCGGGCTGGACCCGGCCGGTGCTCGACGAGATCGGCTACACCGGGATAGCGGTCTGCGGGCAGGGCGCCCAGGTCTACGACGCGGGCGCGCACAAGCTGCTCACCTCCGTCACCCTGGACCGGCAGCTGGCCGCGCTCGCCCTCGCCAAGATCGAGGCCGAGGTCGGCCCGCTGGCCGTCGCCGCCAACCAGGACGGCCTGGACGGCGAGGTGCTGGCCGGCCCCGGCTACAAGCTGCGGATCGGCACCGAACTGCCGCTGCGCCCGGTCGCCCCCGAGGAGCTGCTGGCCACCCCGGTCAGCAAGCTGTACATCCAGCACGCCGAGCTGACGGACGACCAACTCGCCTCCGCCGCCCAGTCGGTGGCCGGCCAGCTGGTCGGCATCACGATGGCCGGCGAGGGCATCGTCGAGCTCCTCCCGCTCGGCCTGACCAAGGCCACCGGCCTCACCCTGGCCGCCCGCCGGCTGGGCGCCACCGCCGCCGAGACCATCGCCTTCGGCGACATGCCCAACGACGTCCCGATGTTCCGCTGGGCCGGGTACGGCGTGGCGATGGGCAACGCGCACGAGCAGCTGCGCGCGGTCGCCGACGAGGTGACGGTCGGCAACGACGAGGACGGCGTGGCCGTCGTGCTGGACCGGGTGTTCGGCCTCGCCTGA